One region of Streptomyces sp. NBC_00442 genomic DNA includes:
- a CDS encoding alpha/beta fold hydrolase, whose product MPATTAHQLHRIATNGVELNVAIAGEGPAVLLLHGIPHTWYLWSGIMEQLAGRHRVIAPDLRGLGASDRAVEGYDAGTLAADAEGLLDALGEPSAAVVGIDAGTAPAVLLALRRPGLVRRLVVMEALLGRLPGADHLVVGGAPWWFGFHAVPGLAETVLAGNEAPYVDWFLDSGTLGRGVPDDIRAAFVHAYTGSEALRCAFSYYRALPTSARQIQDATGTARLTMPTLAIGSHPVGTGLEHQLRPIADDLVGHHLQDCGHIIPLDRPDALLALLDPFLSADPAQ is encoded by the coding sequence ATGCCCGCCACCACCGCACACCAGCTGCACCGCATCGCGACGAACGGTGTCGAACTCAACGTCGCCATCGCCGGTGAAGGACCCGCGGTCCTCCTTCTGCACGGCATCCCCCACACCTGGTACCTCTGGAGCGGCATCATGGAGCAACTGGCGGGGCGGCACCGGGTCATCGCCCCGGACCTGCGAGGCCTCGGTGCCAGTGACCGTGCCGTCGAGGGATACGACGCCGGCACCCTCGCCGCCGACGCCGAAGGGCTGCTCGACGCACTCGGCGAGCCCTCGGCAGCGGTGGTCGGCATCGACGCGGGCACCGCCCCCGCCGTCCTGCTCGCGCTGCGCCGGCCCGGCCTGGTCCGGCGCCTGGTCGTGATGGAAGCACTGCTCGGGCGCCTGCCCGGAGCCGATCACCTCGTCGTCGGCGGCGCCCCATGGTGGTTCGGCTTCCACGCAGTCCCCGGCCTCGCCGAGACCGTCCTGGCCGGCAACGAAGCCCCGTACGTCGACTGGTTCCTCGACTCGGGAACGCTCGGGCGAGGAGTGCCCGACGACATCCGCGCGGCCTTCGTCCACGCGTACACCGGGAGCGAGGCCCTGCGCTGCGCGTTCTCCTACTACCGGGCCCTGCCCACCAGCGCGCGGCAGATCCAGGACGCCACCGGGACAGCTCGCCTGACCATGCCCACCCTGGCCATCGGCTCCCACCCGGTCGGCACCGGGCTCGAACACCAACTACGCCCCATCGCCGACGACCTGGTAGGGCACCACCTCCAGGACTGCGGGCACATCATCCCCCTCGACCGCCCCGACGCGCTGCTCGCGCTCCTTGACCCCTTCCTCTCCGCCGATCCGGCGCAGTGA
- a CDS encoding NADPH-dependent F420 reductase gives MTSIGILGAGRVGTNLASKLAAAGHHVTLGGRGPEAATHVSGLAPQIAFADQRTTARTADIVINATPGDSSLDRLTDLRTELAGKILVDVSNATRDDADGLPGDLCYPGSSLAEKLQAALPDTHVVKTLNTMLFMVMTAPETLATPPTAYLSGDDDHAKSTVTGLLGDLGWQPERIEDLGDITTARATEAMILVVPHILRRHGFKPFAVSLAR, from the coding sequence ATGACCAGCATCGGCATTCTGGGCGCCGGCCGCGTCGGCACCAACCTCGCAAGCAAGCTCGCCGCAGCCGGACACCATGTCACCCTCGGTGGCCGCGGTCCCGAAGCCGCCACCCACGTCTCCGGGCTCGCCCCGCAGATCGCTTTCGCCGACCAGCGCACCACGGCCCGGACCGCGGACATCGTGATCAACGCGACGCCCGGCGACAGTTCCCTCGACCGCCTCACGGACCTGCGCACCGAACTCGCCGGCAAGATCCTCGTCGATGTCTCGAACGCCACCCGGGACGACGCCGACGGCCTGCCCGGCGACCTCTGCTACCCCGGCAGCAGCCTCGCCGAAAAGCTCCAGGCCGCGCTCCCCGACACCCATGTCGTCAAGACGCTCAACACCATGCTGTTCATGGTCATGACCGCACCCGAGACCCTGGCCACCCCGCCGACCGCCTATCTCTCGGGCGATGACGACCACGCGAAGAGCACCGTCACCGGCCTGCTCGGCGACCTGGGCTGGCAGCCCGAACGGATCGAGGACCTCGGCGACATCACCACAGCCCGCGCCACCGAGGCCATGATCCTGGTCGTGCCCCACATCCTGCGCCGCCACGGATTCAAGCCCTTCGCGGTGTCCCTCGCCCGCTGA
- a CDS encoding ATP-binding protein, which produces MPEVSPLIQSLRTAVEAAPGDVPLRLHLAGLLLDAGQQDAAVMEVAVALTHAPGDGQAKALMVRAMGMPAPAHAPAPVLAPVSATPPTEPEPATDTDIDVGTETEPAGTGTSADFNWSAASDQVKDVIPPRFVEAPLATDGSGDPDDSPAWDVDAPGTVRLADVGGMREVKDRLEAAFLAPLRNPELRKLYGKSLRGGLLLYGPPGCGKTFVARAVAGELGASFLSVSVNDVLDMWIGNSERNMHELFETARRQAPCVVFLDELDALGGKRSRTQSAGMRNTVNQLLTELDGIDAAANEGVFVLAATNVPWDVDIALRRPGRFDRTLLVLPPDAPARETILRYHLRERPIEKVDLGKLVKVTDGLSGADLAHLCESAAESALLDSVRTGVVRMIGMKDLLDAAKQTVPSTEPWFSAARNVAMYANDGGMYDDLVAYLKKKRKL; this is translated from the coding sequence ATGCCTGAGGTCTCTCCCTTGATACAAAGCTTGCGCACGGCCGTCGAGGCCGCACCCGGCGACGTGCCGCTGCGGCTGCACTTGGCCGGCTTGTTGCTGGATGCCGGGCAGCAGGACGCCGCGGTCATGGAGGTGGCCGTCGCGCTGACGCACGCGCCGGGCGATGGTCAGGCGAAGGCGCTGATGGTGCGCGCCATGGGCATGCCCGCCCCCGCGCATGCACCCGCTCCTGTGCTCGCGCCGGTTTCGGCGACCCCACCCACGGAACCCGAACCCGCCACGGACACCGACATCGACGTCGGCACCGAAACCGAACCCGCCGGCACCGGCACCAGCGCCGACTTCAACTGGAGTGCCGCCTCCGACCAGGTCAAGGATGTGATTCCGCCCCGCTTCGTCGAAGCGCCTCTCGCCACCGACGGCAGCGGCGATCCCGACGACTCCCCCGCCTGGGACGTCGATGCTCCGGGCACCGTGCGCCTCGCCGACGTCGGTGGCATGCGGGAGGTCAAGGACCGTCTGGAAGCCGCGTTCCTCGCGCCGCTGCGCAACCCCGAGTTGCGCAAGCTGTACGGCAAGAGCCTGCGCGGTGGACTCCTCCTGTACGGGCCTCCCGGCTGCGGCAAGACGTTCGTGGCACGGGCCGTCGCGGGCGAGCTGGGCGCGAGTTTCCTTTCGGTCTCGGTCAACGACGTACTCGACATGTGGATCGGCAACTCCGAGCGCAACATGCACGAGCTCTTCGAAACGGCTCGTCGCCAGGCACCGTGCGTCGTGTTCCTCGACGAGCTGGACGCCCTGGGCGGCAAGCGCAGCCGTACGCAGAGCGCGGGCATGCGCAACACGGTCAACCAGCTCCTGACCGAGCTCGACGGCATCGACGCCGCCGCCAACGAGGGCGTCTTCGTGCTCGCCGCGACGAACGTGCCCTGGGACGTCGACATCGCCCTGCGCCGCCCCGGCCGTTTCGACCGCACCCTTCTCGTCCTGCCGCCCGACGCCCCCGCACGCGAGACGATTCTCCGCTACCACCTGCGCGAACGGCCCATCGAGAAAGTCGACTTGGGCAAGCTCGTCAAGGTCACCGACGGACTGTCGGGCGCCGACCTGGCCCATCTGTGCGAGTCCGCGGCCGAGTCCGCCCTCCTCGATTCGGTGCGTACCGGGGTCGTCCGCATGATCGGTATGAAGGATCTGCTGGACGCCGCGAAGCAGACGGTGCCCTCGACGGAACCGTGGTTCTCCGCCGCGCGCAACGTCGCGATGTACGCCAATGACGGCGGCATGTACGACGACCTGGTCGCCTACCTCAAGAAGAAGCGGAAACTGTGA
- a CDS encoding tetratricopeptide repeat protein has product MTALHPTVEQASALIDFERYGQAKALLSGRLAEDPADVRAWVMVGHCHLNEDEPKQALEAAGEALKLAPEDYGALMLRALAMTRGEGWRDVEPVLREAVRVAPEDPVARAMLADAVLRNSTIRYAKETGITRFSAEDADRVSQEATEIAMEALRLGPESIYAHEVAQFIVGLAGNSTVSDELDEAILRIDPTHSEALARQTQRAAEAPGVSAAQAAELYAGALAGQPDSPGMRQQLDRATYRLLRGTRWLALLCLVVPGAMINLFPSDGEPSPALPVPIGQRLWSVVIMAAIWGFGAWRRYRKLRAGVQLNVRSLLRRGRWARIVVAQSGWAMLCALMMAGPPWSGLSEPRFLFWAGLVPIAATIWFDRRTTR; this is encoded by the coding sequence GTGACCGCGCTGCACCCGACCGTCGAGCAGGCCTCGGCGCTGATCGACTTCGAACGCTATGGCCAGGCCAAGGCACTGCTGAGCGGCCGTCTCGCCGAAGACCCCGCCGACGTGCGGGCCTGGGTCATGGTCGGCCATTGTCACCTCAACGAGGATGAGCCCAAGCAGGCCCTGGAGGCGGCCGGGGAGGCCCTGAAGCTGGCGCCCGAGGACTACGGCGCATTGATGCTGCGGGCCCTCGCCATGACACGCGGTGAGGGGTGGCGCGACGTCGAGCCCGTACTGCGCGAGGCAGTCCGCGTCGCTCCTGAGGACCCCGTCGCGCGGGCCATGCTCGCCGACGCGGTATTGCGTAACTCAACGATCCGGTACGCCAAGGAAACCGGAATCACGCGTTTTTCGGCGGAGGACGCCGACCGCGTCTCCCAGGAGGCGACCGAGATTGCCATGGAGGCGCTGCGCCTCGGCCCGGAGAGCATCTACGCTCACGAAGTCGCGCAGTTCATCGTCGGCCTCGCCGGCAACAGCACCGTCTCCGACGAGCTCGACGAGGCCATTCTCCGCATCGACCCCACACATTCCGAAGCCCTCGCCCGCCAGACCCAGAGGGCAGCGGAGGCGCCGGGCGTGAGCGCCGCACAGGCTGCCGAACTCTACGCGGGCGCGCTGGCCGGCCAGCCCGACTCCCCCGGAATGCGGCAGCAACTCGACCGCGCCACCTACCGTCTCCTGCGGGGGACCCGATGGCTCGCCCTGCTCTGCCTGGTCGTGCCGGGTGCCATGATCAACCTGTTCCCTTCGGACGGCGAGCCCTCTCCCGCACTGCCGGTGCCCATCGGCCAGCGCCTGTGGTCCGTGGTGATCATGGCGGCGATCTGGGGCTTCGGCGCCTGGCGGCGCTACCGGAAGCTCCGCGCCGGCGTGCAGCTCAACGTCCGTTCTCTGCTCCGCCGAGGCCGTTGGGCCCGCATTGTTGTCGCCCAATCGGGATGGGCCATGCTGTGCGCCCTGATGATGGCCGGGCCCCCCTGGTCGGGCCTGTCCGAACCTCGCTTCCTGTTCTGGGCTGGGCTCGTACCCATAGCGGCCACGATCTGGTTCGACAGGCGCACGACCCGCTGA
- a CDS encoding MDR family MFS transporter yields MDQLIVEDPARIGPYRLIARLGEGGMGRVYLARSDAGRTVAVKVVQAEYAQHPEFRARFAREVDAARRVGGDWTAAVLDADTEADVPWVATQYVPGPDLTTVVAKDFGPLPEYSVQVLANRLALALRAVHEAGLIHRDLKPSNVLVTVDGPRVIDFGIARALDSLAGDSLRTRTGMLIGSPGFMSPEQVRGLPLTPASDVFCLGALLVYATTGRLLFGATDTGLNAHLFRIAEEEADLTGVPESLAGLVGECLHKDPARRPTPQQVIARTTTDRADEWLPGVVLAQLGRHAAQLLDYAPETPTAAAAAPVPAPRAAQPPPPPPAYAPTTPVNAGPAPSNPYADAWRPAAPPAGDQGPHPLRWWGLVAITLAQLLVLVSGSILDPPSLQADLHMSTADMRTAFLAYPVAFGGLLLLGGHIADLIGRKRALITGLTGLAAACALGGAATGSAMVICASALQGAFGALLWPSALSLLSTSFTDPKERGRAFGVFGVLAGGGSVIGMLGSGRLLTVLDWRPCLYVNAAVAVVAVIGAAVLVHERADRSATRMDPLGAVLGTGGFLALSYGLAKAQPWGWTNPAIVALLGGGVLLLTVFVWWQTRASSPLLPPYVFKDRNRLGAFLTMIVAGTGLLGLFLTQTFYLQEVLDYDTFEAGVALLPTVIAMIIGSTQISARLSHRVAPRLLMAPGLVVVALGAALLTRLRLDSGYAALVLPSMVLTGLGIGVTLMPLFAIATSGVAGRDSGAAAASVNSAQQLGGSLGVVAFGGILGSAIVSRLHNASGDPAGIEDLARSGHAVGVKGLPPALWKPLADATVAGYAATIWSVVGALVLAGVIAWLMIKDKAPGA; encoded by the coding sequence GTGGACCAGCTGATCGTCGAAGATCCGGCCCGAATAGGACCGTACCGCCTCATCGCCCGGCTCGGTGAGGGCGGAATGGGACGCGTCTATCTCGCCCGCTCCGACGCCGGACGGACCGTCGCGGTCAAGGTCGTCCAGGCCGAGTACGCCCAACACCCCGAATTCCGCGCGCGGTTCGCACGCGAGGTCGATGCGGCCCGGCGCGTGGGCGGGGACTGGACGGCCGCCGTGCTCGACGCGGACACGGAGGCCGATGTGCCGTGGGTGGCGACCCAGTACGTCCCGGGGCCCGATCTGACCACCGTGGTCGCCAAGGACTTCGGGCCGCTCCCCGAGTACTCCGTCCAGGTCCTCGCCAACCGCCTCGCCCTGGCCCTGCGGGCCGTGCACGAGGCGGGCCTCATTCACCGGGACCTCAAGCCGTCCAACGTGCTCGTCACCGTCGACGGCCCCCGCGTCATCGACTTCGGCATCGCACGCGCGCTGGACAGCCTCGCCGGGGACAGCCTGCGCACCCGTACCGGCATGCTGATCGGCTCGCCCGGGTTCATGTCGCCGGAGCAGGTGCGGGGCCTTCCACTCACCCCGGCCAGCGATGTGTTCTGCCTGGGCGCGCTGCTCGTGTACGCCACCACGGGGCGACTCCTCTTCGGCGCCACCGACACCGGTCTCAACGCCCACCTCTTCAGGATCGCGGAGGAGGAGGCGGACCTGACCGGCGTACCCGAGTCACTCGCCGGACTCGTGGGCGAATGCCTGCACAAGGACCCGGCCCGGCGCCCGACCCCGCAGCAGGTGATCGCACGCACGACGACGGACCGGGCGGACGAGTGGCTCCCCGGCGTGGTGCTGGCCCAACTCGGCCGGCACGCGGCCCAATTGCTGGACTACGCCCCGGAGACGCCGACGGCTGCGGCCGCAGCGCCGGTCCCGGCTCCCCGGGCCGCGCAGCCGCCGCCCCCGCCGCCCGCGTACGCGCCGACGACCCCGGTGAACGCCGGCCCCGCTCCGTCGAATCCGTACGCCGACGCCTGGCGGCCCGCCGCGCCTCCGGCCGGGGATCAGGGGCCGCATCCGCTGCGCTGGTGGGGGCTGGTGGCGATCACGCTGGCGCAACTGCTCGTGCTGGTCAGCGGGTCCATCCTCGACCCGCCTTCCCTGCAGGCAGACCTGCACATGTCGACTGCCGACATGAGAACGGCATTCCTCGCCTACCCCGTCGCCTTCGGCGGGCTGCTCCTGCTCGGCGGACACATCGCGGACCTGATCGGGCGCAAACGGGCGTTGATCACCGGGCTGACCGGTCTCGCGGCCGCCTGTGCGCTCGGAGGTGCGGCCACCGGCTCCGCCATGGTCATCTGCGCCAGTGCGCTGCAAGGTGCCTTCGGCGCGCTGCTGTGGCCCTCCGCTCTGTCCCTGCTGTCCACCTCCTTCACCGACCCCAAGGAGCGAGGCAGGGCCTTCGGGGTGTTCGGTGTCCTCGCCGGCGGCGGATCGGTGATCGGGATGCTCGGGAGCGGCCGGCTGCTCACGGTGCTGGACTGGCGCCCGTGCCTGTACGTCAACGCCGCTGTGGCCGTGGTCGCCGTGATCGGCGCGGCTGTGCTGGTGCACGAGCGCGCGGACCGGTCCGCGACGCGAATGGATCCGCTCGGCGCGGTGCTCGGAACCGGCGGATTCCTCGCCCTGAGCTACGGCCTCGCCAAGGCGCAGCCGTGGGGCTGGACCAATCCCGCGATCGTGGCCCTCCTGGGCGGCGGCGTCCTCCTGCTCACGGTCTTCGTCTGGTGGCAGACCAGGGCGTCGAGCCCCCTCCTGCCGCCGTACGTGTTCAAGGACCGCAACCGCCTCGGTGCCTTCCTCACGATGATCGTGGCCGGCACGGGTCTGCTCGGGCTGTTCCTGACCCAGACCTTCTACCTCCAGGAAGTGCTCGACTACGACACGTTCGAGGCCGGCGTGGCCCTGCTGCCCACCGTCATCGCGATGATCATCGGATCCACGCAGATCTCCGCCCGGCTGTCGCACCGCGTCGCTCCCCGCCTGCTGATGGCACCGGGCCTGGTGGTCGTGGCCCTGGGCGCTGCGCTTCTGACGCGGCTCCGGCTCGACAGCGGCTACGCCGCGCTGGTGCTGCCCAGCATGGTCCTCACCGGCCTCGGCATAGGCGTGACCTTGATGCCGCTCTTCGCCATCGCCACGTCAGGTGTCGCCGGACGGGACTCCGGTGCGGCGGCGGCATCCGTGAACAGCGCGCAACAGCTGGGCGGTTCGCTGGGAGTGGTGGCGTTCGGGGGCATTCTCGGCTCGGCCATCGTCTCGCGACTGCACAACGCGTCCGGGGATCCGGCGGGAATCGAAGACCTGGCCAGAAGCGGGCACGCCGTCGGAGTCAAGGGGCTGCCGCCCGCTCTGTGGAAGCCGCTTGCCGACGCGACCGTTGCCGGGTACGCCGCCACCATCTGGTCGGTGGTCGGCGCCCTCGTGCTGGCCGGCGTGATCGCCTGGCTGATGATCAAGGACAAGGCGCCGGGCGCCTAG
- a CDS encoding inositol monophosphatase family protein: protein MSTATPFAAGTTLLSDVTTAVETAGVTLRDRYTSHARGVTLDEVVAEIHANDDAVLDVLREPLLRARPGSQWAEDELAGGALPAGEWWVVDPAEGNINHVHGMDDWSVTATLVRDNQPVLTVVHLPLTGDTYTAVAGGGARLNDRPLKVSAKTDLGAALIGTGQAKPGEDERTFRRIGDSVTAMLINGLVVRVSVPATMQLIHVAAGRMDAFWQFSDVRSGLVAGALLVSEAGGTVTDLAGRPWNTGSSDFLAAAPGIHAAALKVLSPLA, encoded by the coding sequence ATGAGCACTGCCACGCCTTTCGCCGCCGGTACGACCCTCCTGTCCGACGTGACAACCGCGGTGGAGACCGCCGGCGTCACCCTGCGCGACCGCTACACCTCGCACGCCCGTGGCGTGACGCTCGACGAGGTCGTCGCTGAGATCCACGCCAACGACGACGCGGTGCTGGATGTGCTGCGGGAGCCGCTGCTTCGGGCCCGGCCGGGGTCTCAGTGGGCCGAGGACGAGCTGGCCGGCGGCGCGCTTCCGGCCGGGGAGTGGTGGGTCGTCGACCCCGCGGAGGGCAACATCAACCACGTGCACGGCATGGACGACTGGTCCGTCACTGCCACGCTGGTCCGCGACAACCAGCCGGTACTCACCGTCGTCCACCTGCCGCTGACCGGTGACACCTACACGGCGGTCGCCGGCGGCGGTGCCCGGCTCAACGACCGACCCCTGAAGGTGTCCGCCAAGACCGACCTGGGCGCCGCGCTCATCGGCACGGGCCAGGCCAAGCCCGGCGAGGACGAGCGCACCTTCCGGCGGATCGGTGACTCCGTCACCGCGATGCTCATCAACGGCCTGGTCGTGCGGGTGTCCGTGCCCGCCACGATGCAGCTCATCCACGTCGCCGCCGGACGCATGGACGCGTTCTGGCAGTTCTCCGACGTCCGCTCGGGCCTGGTCGCCGGCGCCCTGCTGGTCTCCGAGGCCGGGGGCACCGTCACCGACCTGGCGGGCCGGCCGTGGAACACCGGCAGCAGTGACTTCCTGGCCGCCGCCCCCGGCATCCACGCCGCCGCCCTCAAGGTGCTCTCGCCGCTCGCCTGA
- a CDS encoding LysR family transcriptional regulator: MQLDLNLLTALDALLEEGSVAGAAARLHVTAPAMSRSLGRIRKATGDQILVRTGRSMVPTTRALAMRAEVHALVQQAHQLLSAQRELDLAALDRVFTVRWHDALTAACGTALISAVHDHAPGVRLRLSAEPGTDDAELRRGEVDLESSSSAPTLPDIRHRLAGRDRLVIAVRPEHPLAEGSLTLERYAACEHLTVSRRGNLRDPIDGILATHGLERRVVAAGPTAAFALQLALDSDLVVTLPDAVTRTAREQLGLVTLPPPLPLPDVPLYLLWHQRYDTDRAHTWLRELATETVRALFTPPAAAP; the protein is encoded by the coding sequence ATGCAACTGGACTTGAACCTGCTCACGGCCCTTGACGCCCTGTTGGAAGAGGGCAGCGTCGCCGGCGCGGCGGCCCGCCTCCACGTCACCGCACCGGCGATGAGCCGCTCCCTGGGGCGTATCCGCAAAGCCACCGGCGATCAGATCCTGGTCCGCACCGGCCGCAGCATGGTCCCCACCACCCGCGCGCTGGCCATGCGAGCCGAAGTGCACGCCCTGGTGCAGCAGGCCCACCAACTCCTGTCCGCGCAGCGGGAACTCGACCTGGCGGCCCTGGACCGGGTGTTCACGGTGCGCTGGCACGATGCCCTGACCGCGGCCTGCGGCACCGCCCTGATCTCGGCCGTCCACGATCACGCGCCCGGCGTCCGGCTACGCCTGTCCGCCGAACCCGGCACGGACGACGCCGAGTTGCGCCGGGGTGAGGTCGACCTGGAATCGAGCTCCAGCGCTCCGACGCTTCCCGACATCCGTCACCGTCTCGCCGGCCGGGACCGGCTGGTCATCGCCGTTCGCCCAGAACACCCCCTGGCCGAGGGCTCGTTGACCCTTGAGCGGTACGCGGCTTGCGAACACCTCACCGTCTCGAGGCGCGGGAATCTGCGCGATCCGATCGATGGCATCCTGGCGACACACGGCCTGGAACGTCGCGTCGTCGCCGCCGGACCCACGGCCGCTTTCGCGCTGCAACTCGCCCTCGACTCCGACCTGGTGGTCACACTCCCCGACGCGGTCACCCGCACGGCACGAGAACAACTCGGCCTGGTGACTCTGCCGCCGCCGCTCCCGCTGCCCGACGTACCGCTGTACCTGTTGTGGCACCAGCGCTACGACACCGACCGCGCCCACACCTGGCTTCGAGAGCTGGCCACCGAGACCGTCCGGGCCCTTTTCACGCCACCGGCCGCCGCTCCGTAG
- a CDS encoding winged helix-turn-helix transcriptional regulator produces the protein MTTRGARAAGRGARGDLFDPQCPTRQLLDRIGTKWTSMAVKTLADAAPDEVRFAELRRRMPGVSQKMLSVTLRSLTRDGLVSRRVEPTVPPRVFYRLTGLGLSLEAALAGLRTWAEEHMSEIDRANEADDQQADKGQDDG, from the coding sequence GTGACCACCCGGGGAGCCCGCGCCGCCGGTCGTGGGGCACGCGGCGATCTGTTCGATCCGCAGTGCCCTACGCGGCAGTTGCTGGACCGCATCGGCACGAAGTGGACGTCCATGGCCGTCAAGACGCTCGCCGACGCAGCACCGGACGAGGTGCGCTTCGCGGAGCTGAGACGCCGCATGCCCGGCGTCTCGCAGAAGATGCTGTCCGTGACGCTGCGCAGCCTGACCCGCGACGGGCTGGTGTCACGCCGGGTCGAACCGACCGTGCCGCCCCGGGTCTTCTACCGACTCACCGGACTTGGGCTGTCCCTGGAAGCCGCGCTTGCGGGGCTGCGGACCTGGGCGGAGGAGCACATGAGCGAGATCGACCGCGCCAACGAAGCCGACGACCAACAAGCCGACAAGGGACAGGACGACGGATAG